From Corynebacterium aquatimens:
CGAATCCTGACGATAGTGACAACACCTCGACCCATAAGCGCAACTGCACGTTTTTGACCTGCAGTTTCGGAGTTTCCGCGGAAAGCGACAGCTAGGAGGTGTCAACATCGTCAGGACGACGGCGGCGGCAACACCCAACCCATGCCGCCTGGCCCGGCCAGCCCGCCGACCTCTCCCCGCCGGCCCGGTTTCTCCCCTCCACGGCTCGAAGCCTGACGATAGTGACACCACCCCGTCCCATAAGCGAAACTGCACGTTTTGACCTGCAGTTTCCGAGTTTCCGCGGGAAGCGACGGCTCGAGCGTGTCAACATCGTCAGGGCGCCGGCGGCGGGGGTTGGGCGGCGGGAGTTGGGTCGAGGATGGGGGTTGGGTCGGGGTTGGGGGTCGGGGTTGGGGATGGGGGATGGGGGATGGGGGATGGGGGATGGGGCGGGGTTAGGCGGCGGGATCGAGGGTGTTCACCCGCATCCTTACCGCGGCCACGAGCGCTCCCGGCAAGGTTTCCAGCGTGCCGGCGGAAAAGCGGAGCACTAGCCACCCTTGCAATGTGCATTTCAGGCTGATGCTGGCGTCCTTGTCACGCTGGCTGCGCTGAAGGTGGTGCTCGCCGTCGTACATCAATCCGATCTTGAGCGCGGTTAAGGCCAGGTCAAAGATGGTGATCGGCCAATCGCTCCAGGTGGCTTCATAAATCGGGACCTGCTCACTGAGTTTCAGCCGCAGGTCTTCCAGTTGCGCGGCGGCCCATCGAATGTTCTCAGCGAAGGGGTCACGCATGTCGTCGCGGACAAGTTTTAAAGGAAAGCTTTCGGGGCCTTCCAGGATGGCTCGGGAGATGATGCGCATCTCGGTCTCTTTTGGTGAGTCTGCTTTTCCGCTGGACAGCTGCAAAATTTTCCTAATCCATCTGCTATTGAGCCTCCCCTTGGCAGCTTCTTTGATCATGGTGGGGGTGAAGCCGAAATGGTTGGAGGAGGCGTCGATAAGCGAAATTGCGCGAAAGGCAAGGTCATCCGCGACCCAACTGGGGACCTCCCACGCGTGAACGCCATCGCGGAGGTCTTGAAGGGCCTCGATGAGGGCATCGAGGGGGCGGCTGGCGGTGATGGCGCGGTCCTGCCAGCGAACGGTCCATGTTGATTTGAGCTTGCGACGGCGAACGAGGGCACTTTTCATGGCCGGGAACTGGGTTTTTTCGACTTCGCCAATAAGTGTGGCGTCGCAACCTTTGGAGAAAAAGCTGAGGCCGTAGATCGCCAGGGCGCTGAGCCCAGACACGACGCAGCCGGGGTTTTCCAGTGCCGCGGCCACTGCGCGCAGGCCGGCGGGGAGTACGTAGGCGTGCTTGCGGGGGTGGAGCTCGGCATCGCGCATGGCCCACTCCATCGGGCGAGGTTCCACGCCGATGGCGAAGAAGGTTCGGGAGGCGCGCGGGCCACCGCCGGTGGTGGTGAGTTGGCCTGGGACGAAAGGGGTGATGTCGACGCCGTCGTGGAGCGTAATTGGCCGGGGAGCGTGTGAGGAAGATGGAAACTGGTAAGTATTCATATCCATTGGACTCCAAAGGATGGCCTCGGGTTCCCTCGGAGGGGGAAAAATTTTGGAATCCCTGAATTTGTTTACACCGACCACACTTATTAGCCGGATTGCACGTTTTTGACCAGCGTTTTTAGGGTTTCCGCGGCAACTACCCGGTGCTGAGTGTCAGGATCGTCAGGATGGCACGGGGGCCGCGAGAGGGATGGCAGGGCGCAGGCGGAACAGGTCGTGTGCACCAATGGTTTCCCTAGTGTTTACCAAGGTTTCACACAGGTTTGGCATGGCTTATGTAGGGTCAAGGAGATCGTTGCCAGATTTCGACAACAGATTGGGTGATCATGAGCACAGCGACAGGCCCCGGCCGGGGCAAAAAGCGCGGGACATCCGCGGTCGACGACCAATACGTCGAGCTTGAAGACCGCGACGACCTGGGTATCAACAAGACCCAGCGCGGAACCCTCGAGGACGACTTCAAGAACTCGGACCGCTCCCGCAAATTCGACCACAGTGATAAAGACAGCGATAAAGAAGACAAGAACAAAGAAGACGCCGACGGCTTCGCGGACGGGGACGACGGGGAAAAGAAGGACCCGCTAGGCTTCCTCCCGTTTGAGGGCACGGCTAAGAAGGTCGCCGAGTGGGTCTCGGTGGCTCTGGCCGTGTGGCTGCTGCTCAACGCGGTGGGCATGATCGGCTCCGGCTTCAAGACCGCCGCCGGCGACCAGGCTGAGCAGCTGTTCTCCTTCGCCGAGAACCCGTTTGTGGGTCTGGCCATCGGTATCATCACCACGGCGATCATTCAGTCCTCCTCGACAACGACGTCGATCGTGGTGGGCATGATCGCCGGTGGTCTGCCGCTGGGAATTGCGGTGCCGATGCTGTTCGGTGCCAACATCGGTACGTCGGTGACGTCCACCCTGGTCGCGGTTGGTCTGTCCGGTAACAAGAAACAGTTCCGCAACGCCTTCTCCATGGCGACGGTCCACGACTTCTTCAATCTGCTTGCCCTGCTGATTTTCTTCCCGCTCGAGCTGTTCTTCGGCGTGCTATCGAAGTCGGCGTCGGCCATCGCGCCGTCGTTGAGCGGTTCGGGCGACAACCTGTTTGCGCGCATCTTTGAGGCGGTCGGTGACTTCATCGACCTCATCACGGAGCCGCTAGTGAGCCTCACGGAGAACATCGTGAGCCCGCTTGGCGACGTCTGGGGAGGCATCATCCTCGCCCTCGTCGGTGTGGGATTGATCCTGCTTTCGATCAGCTTCATCGGTAACATGCTGTCGTCGCTTTTGGTGGGCAAGGCCCAGGAGATGCTGCACGCAGCTCTTGGCCGCGGTACCTTCACCGGCGCACTGTCCGGCGCGCTGATCACGGCGTTTGTTCAGTCCTCCTCCACCACCACCGCGCTGACCGTTCCGCTCGCCGGCTCCGGCAAGTTCGAGGTGCGCCAGCTCTTCCCGTTCGTGGTCGGTGCAAACATCGGTACCACGGTCACTGGCCTTATCGCGGCGTTCTCCGCCACGGGTGTGGAGGCGACGGCCGCTATGACCGGTGCGCTGGTCCACACGATGTTCAATGTGTTTGCGGCCGTGACCATCCTTGGCTTGCCGTTCCTGCGCAAGCTGCCACCGGCCGGCTCCGACTGGCTGGCACGCCGCGCCGACGAGAACAAGCTGTTCGTCTTCCTGTGGGTCGGCGGCGTGTTCTTCGTCATTCCGCTCTTGGCCGTCTTCATCAGTAACATGCTCACCTAAAAGGAGATCTCATGACTAACCAACCCAACTTGGACCAAGACCTCTCCGACCAGGCAGAGGCAATGATCCGCAACAACGCCACCGACGACGATCTTCAGGCTCTGCTCACCGAGCTCGAAGAAACGGTCGCCGTTGTCCGCACCGAAATCGATGCACGCTCGCGCTTGCTTAACGACGACGCTTCGGCGGCCTTCGCCGCCGAAGCGGAGGCTGGTACTGCTGCGGGTACCGAAACTGGTGTCGAGGCCGGTACCGTCGCCGCAACCGATGCAGAAACTGGCGCCGGCCTGGCGGCGGGGGCTGAGGCGGAGGCTCCGGTCGTCGATAAGCATGGGCTCAGCCAAGAACAACTTGATGAGCTCGACAAAGTGCCGTACTACATGACCAACCTGCGGGGCCGCTGGTCGAGCCTGTTCGACCTGCTGCATGAGTTCCGCAACGAGATGCGGGAGGGCCGCGCGAAATGAAACGCACATTAGTAAAGGTCGCGGCGCCGGTGGCGGCATTGGCGCTGCTCGCTGGCTGCGCGAACCAGACCGAAAGCGGCAGCTCCGACGCCGGTAACGCGGAAAGCGACGGCGCGAAGCAGATTGTCGCGACGGGTTCCGCTACCGTCGAACCGATCTCCCGCTACATCGCTGAGCGCTACAACCACGATGTTTCGATTGAGGGCATCGGCTCCACCGACGGCTTTGAGAAATTCTGCGCAGGCGAGGCAGACATCAACGACTCCTCTGTGCCGATCCCCGGCGCGGGCGAACCCGTCGACTTCCAGAAGAAGTGCGCCGACGGCAACGTCGAGTACATCGAGCTTCCGATTGCGCTGGACGCGATCACGATCGTGAAGAACTCGCGCAATGACTGGGCCAACGACCTGACGCTGGATGACCTGAAGAAGATCTGGTCCACCGACTCCAGCGTGACCAAGTGGTCCGACATCAACCCCGAATGGCCTGATGAGGAAATCACCCTCTACGGCCGTGAGGCTGGTTCCGGTACCCGCGGCGTGTTCCTGACCACCGTGCTGGGCGACGCGGAGCTGCGCGACGACGTGAAGGAGACCGACGACATCCAGGAGCTGTCCAAGTGGGTGGCTGAGGATGAGTACGGGCTTAGCTTCATGGGCATCGGTAACTACCTGGCCACCGAGGGCGAGGTGCGCGACCATATCGACAACGTCACCGTTGACGGCATCGCCCCAAGCCTGGAAAACACCCGTGACGGTTCCTACCCGCTGGCGCGTCCGCTGTTCATCTACGTGAACAAGTCCGCCACCGACCGCGCCGAGGTGGATTCCTACGTGCGTGACTACCTCGACAAGGTCGAGACCATCCTGCCGCGCGTTTACTTCTACCCGCTGCCGCAGGAAGAATACCCGGCTAGCGCCAAGCGTTACGCTGACCGCGTCACCGGCCCTGACACCCGCTGGAACAACTAACCTCATGCATTCCGGCGGACGGCTTCGGCAGACACGCCAAAGGCCCCGACCAAGGCACACAGTGTTTTAAGGTTGCCTTGAGGTCGGGGCCTCATGCGCTAAAGCGTTTAGTTGCTTGAGCCGGAACTCTTGTCAGTATCTTCAGCGCCGGAAGAGCCGGATGAACCAGAGGCCCCAGAGGACCCGGTCTTCTTCTGCAAGGTCAGCTTGCCGCTGGCATCCTTTTGGATATCAAGCGCGGTCTTCGCTTTGCCCACGTCGTTGGAGCACCAGTCGTACAGCACCGCGGACAGAGCAGCGATGGCGATGATGCCGCCGATCACCTGGCCAGCCTCTCGCACACCGGGTTGGTTTGCAAAGGCACCGAACTGGCGGTTGATGGCGTCCACCTGGGATGCAATCTGGCGGTTGATGGCGTCCACCTGGGATGCAATCTCGCGGAACTGGTCGTTGTCACACCCGCCGTGGCCACCGTGTCCCCAGTCCGGGGTGTTGCGGCGAACCTGCTCGCTAATCTGACGGTTCACAGCGTCAACCTGCTCGCTGATCTGACGGTTCACAGCGTCAAGCTGCGCGTGGAACTGGCCCATGTACGGCTCCATCAGTTTGCCACCGATGAATCCCAGCAGGCCGATCGGCAGCAGCCACGCGATTGGCGAGCGCACCGCGTTACCGAAGCAGCGCTCCGCAACCGTCTTCGCATCGGAAGAACCGCCCTCACCCTCAGCCTTGCCGCTGGAACCCGACTTCGCGGTGGTCGTCACAGTCGTCGGCGTCGCAGTTTCCGTGACCTTCTGCGTTTCGGTAGCCTTCTGCGTTTCCGTAACCTTCGTCGTCTCACTCACCGCCGGCAGCGCGCCCTCGACGTAGGTGCCCTGAATGCGCATTGGCGTCACAACGATCGCCCCATCGGTCCGCTTGTACTCCACCTGAACCGGGGTGACCGGGCCGGTGAAGTTCGGGTTCGGAATAAAGGCCACGATGCCGCCGTCGAGGATCTTCCACTCGCCCTGACCAGGCACCTTCATGCTCTTGCCGTCCTGAGACACAATCGCGCCCGTCACCGGGGTGAAGTACATCGACGCAGTGTCAATGTCGGCGTCCTGCGGCTTCACAGCAAACGCGTTGCCCTTCACCGCGGTGAACTCGATCGTGGATCCCTCCACCTTCACCTGGGTGTTCTTCGACGGAACCTCGATCGTCGTGGTGGTCGCGGGAGGCGTCACAGTCACGGTATTCGGAGCAGGCGTAACGACGACCGTCGGCGGCACCACAGTCACCGTCACCGGATCGGCCTGGTGCGTCACCGTCGTGGTGACTGGCTCCGGCGTGTGCACGACCGGCGAGGCAGTCACCGTCACCGGTTGGCCGTTCACCGTCGTGGTCACCGGGGCTGGCGTCAAGGTGACCGGGGTCGGGGTGATTGTCACCGTCTGGGTGGCGCCCGTGACCTCTACCGTCGTGGTCACCGGGGCCGGCGTCACGGTTACGGGATCCTGCGTCACCGTTGTTGTCAACGGATCGGCCGTCACTGTAACAGGGACCTTTTCAGTGGTTCGCTCTGTGGTCCTTTCTGTGGTCCTTTCGGTGGTTGTCGCAGTCGCCGTTTCCGTCGCCGTCGCGGTCGCGGTGTTGGTCGTGGTCGTGGTCTTGCACACGACCGGCTGGTACGTGGTGGTCACGCTCGCGCCGGTTGCCGTAGTTGCCTTCACTGTCACCGGATCCGGGGTGCCGGTGAAGTCCTTCGCCGGTGCGAAGGTGACCACGCCCGTCTTCTCATCGATCGTGTAGGTACCCTCGGCCGTCTCTACCTTTCCGCCGACAGCATCAGGCAGCGAGTAGGTGATGTTCCAGGTACTCGGGAACGACGGGAACATCTCCTTACCGGTCTTCGATGTTTGCGCTTCGTTCACATCGCCAGTGCTTACCGACGGAGAGACCTTCGGCTCGCGGTAGTACCCCGTCACCGTGCCCGTGTCGGCGGAGAACACACCGTTAGTGTTCTTCGCGGTGTAGTTGACCGGGGTCGGGGTTCCGAAGAAGCCTTCCACCGGCGTGAAGGTGAAGGTGCCGTTGTTGTCGACGGTCCAGGTGCCCTGGCCGTCGATCTTGAGTTCCTTACCGGCCGGCTTCCCGTCAGGACCGATGAACTCGACCGTGGACTTGTCAATGCTATCGAGGTACTTCGGTGTGACCTTCAACGGTGCACCAACGTTAGCGATGGCGGACGCGTCGTTCAGGTGCACGTCCACCGGCTCGACGACTGCGGTGTACCTTGCCGTCGGTGTGCCCTGGGCGTTGACGATGCCGATGCCTACCGACTGCGCCGTACCCACGAATGTCGGGTCCGGGGTAAACGTGACCTGGCCGGTCTTCGGATCGATGGTGTACGTGCCCTCGCCCGCGACGGTGAGGGTGTTGTTCTCCGCCGGGGTGCCGTCCGGGGCAAACAACCCGAAGACTGCCTGGTCCCACCAGGTGGCCTGGGCGATGTTCGGGAACATCTCCTTCGCAGTGAGACCCTGGTCTTGGCGGTTCTTGTCGTCGGAGTGCTGCGTCACGCCCTGCAGATTGGTCGTGACAGCCGACGTCGGATCCGGCGTGGGGTAGAACGCCGAGATCTGGCCGGGCACCTGTGCAGGGATACCGTCGAAGTTGGTGGCGGTGTAGTCGATGGGGGTCGGGCTGCCCACAAACGCGCCGCCCTCACCGTCAGGTCCCTGCGGAGTGAAGGTGAAGTAGTTGCCTTGCTTATCGACGGTCCATGTGCCCTCGCCTGGCACAACCAGCGTCTTGCCGTCTTCGGAGAGCGTGCTGCCTTGCGGCGCGATGATCCGGATCGTGCTCTTGTCCACCGTCGTGTCCAGGTACTCCGGGGTGACCGTGATCGGCTGCCCGATGCGGGTGGCCTTGGCGTAGTCGGACGGGATCTCAACGCGCACCGGCACCACGAACGGCTGGTAGGTGCTGGTCATCTCGGCCGGCTGGCCGCTTGCATCCCTGAGGCCGACGGTCTGGATCTGCACCTCGGGCGCCTGGCCGGTGAAGCCCTTCTCCGGCTCGAACTTCACGGTGCCCTTGTCCGGGTCGATGGTGTAGGTGCCCACACCGTCGACCGTAAGAACATTGCCGGTTGCACCTACGAGCTGGAACTTCACCGGGCTGCTGGCCTTGCCGTACCAATCTCCGGGCAGGTTCGGGAACATCTCGGCAGGGGTGCGGCCGGTGTCGTTCGCGTTCTTGTCGAAGCTGTTCTGGGCGGTGCCCTGCGGGCCGACGGTGGTGGCGGGGACCGTGATGGCCGCCGGGTAGGTGATGGTCACACCACCGGTGTCGGTCACCGTGCCGCCGTCGGTGGCCGCGGCGGTGTAGAGCACGCTCACCGGCGTGCCGACGAATCCCGGTACCGGTGTGAAGGTGAATTCGCCCGTCGTTGGGTCGACGGCCCAGGTGCCTTGTCCCGGGATGTCCAGCGTCTTGCCGACGGGGTTGCCGGCAGCGTCGAGAAGCTGCACGCTCTTCGGGTCGATGGTGGTGCCGTAGTCCGGGGTGGCCGATCCCGGCTGGCCGAGCGGCGCCGAGTTGGTGGCGGACGGCAGCGTGTACGTGCGGTCTTCAACGGTCGGGATGTACTGCGCAATGAGCGTCGAGTTGACCTTCGTGCCGTTGGCAGTGGTGTTGATGGCCTGAATCTTCACCCCGCCCGCCTGCTTCGAGGGCTGGCCGCCAAGGAACCCGGCGTCCGGGGTGAACGAGACCACGCCGGTGGCGGGATCGATGGTGTAGGTGCCCTCGCCATCGACGGTGAGGGTGTCGACGAGGTTGGTGCCGTCGACAAGCTTGAACTGGATCGGCGCGTTGAACCAAGCCTCGGGAAGGCCCGGGAAGAGCTCCGCGGTGGTCTTGCCGGCGTCGCCCGGGGAGTTCAGGTCGGTTGATTTCTGGGTGTCGGTCGGGCCGCCGATGGTGGTGGCGGTACGGGTGACCAGCGGGTTGTAGGTAACCGTGACGGTGGACGGCTCGCGGGCCGCGATACCGTCGACACTCCGCGCGGTGTACTTCACCGGTGCCGGGTTGCCCAAAAAGCCCGCAACCGGGGTGAAGGAGAACTCACCGGTCGCAAGATCGACGGTCCAGGTGCCCTGGCCATCGACGGTGAGGGTGGTGCCGACGCGGTTGCCGGAGCCGTCGATAAGCGAAATGCTCTCGGTGTCGATCTTCGGCAGGCCGGCGATCGCGTAGTCCGGTGTGGCCTTGAGCGTGTCGCCGACGTTGCCGTTGGCGAACGCGGGCTGGAGGTACACGTTCGAGGCGGTAACCACGGGTAAGTAGGAGCCGTCCGCGCCGCGCTCCTGGCCGTTCGCGGTGGTGAGGTTGGCGATGCGCACGCCGACCTCCGGTGCCGGGCCGACGAAGAACGGATCCGGGGTGAAGGTGACCTCGCCGGACGCGGCGTCGATGGTGTAGGTGCCAATGTGGTCGTACTTCAGAGCGGTGTTCGGTGCGACAACGTCGCCGTTCCTGGCTACAAGCTGGTAGGTGAACGAGCTGTACCAGTTGGTGGGATACCCCGGGAACATCTGCTGGGCGGTCAGTCCGCGGTCGCCCTCGGAAGTGGTCCTGTCGGTGGACTTCTGCGTCACGCCCTGGGTGCCGAACGTCGTTGCCGGGCGACCGTCCGGCACGAAGTAGTCGACGGTGAGCGTGGCCGGGTCCGCCTGGATACCAGCGGTGTTTTTCGCGGTGTATTTCACCGGGGTCGGGTCACCGATAAAGCCGACCTGCGGGGTGAAGGTGACGGTGCCATCAGAGTTGACTTGCCAGGTACCCTCGTTCGCGACGGTGAGGGTCTTGCCGGCGGTCGTGCCGTCCGGGTTCAGCAGCTCAACGGTGTCCGTGTTGATCGCCGGTGCGCCGTCAGCCTGCGCGTAGTTCGGGCGCAACGTCACGGCGCGGCCGACCTGGTTCTGCGCTGCGACGTCCTTGAGCTGCACCGACGGCTTGGTCACCGCCGGGGTGTAAGTCGTCGTGACCTCAGCGCGCGAGGGGTTGTTGTCGTTGATCGTGTGCGCGGGGCGGGTGACACCGTAGGCCATGACGCGGCCGTTGCCATCCACCGTGTTGGTGGTCATGTTGGACACGATCACGCGGATCGGGGTGGCTTGCTTGGTCGCCGGGTCCCCAGTCTTGAAGAAGTCGTTGTTCGGGGTGAACGTGACCTCGCCGGAGTCCGGGTTAATCGTGTACCGGCCCTCGGTGGTGTTCAGCTCGGTGGTGACGTAGCCGACGTAGTTGCCGTCTGCGTCGGTGGCGAAGTCCGAGCCCGCGATCGTCGCCTTGGCCGCGATCGGGTCGTTCCTGTCCACCTGGAATGCATAACTCGCCTGATAGTCCCAGATAATGCCATCGGTGACACCTTGGAACGCGGTCCTGGCCTGCACGGTCTGAGCGGTGCCGAGCGCACCCGTAGACGTGAGCGGGGTGGTGGTCTTGCCTGGCAGGCCGGTGGTGGCGTAGTCGTACTGCGGCGCGGGCTGCCCGCCGGGCTTCAACGGGTCGATCTGGATCGGCAGCGGAGGGGCGTAGCCGATGTAGCCCGGCGCGGGGTTCCAGGTCACCTGGAACATGGAGCTTTGGGAGATGTAGGTCCATTCGCCAAGCTGAGTCGTAATCTTGTTGGAATTGCTGAACGGATCTGGGCGCACAGCAGACGTAAACCCATTGCGGTAGATCGTCTGATTGGTGGGATCCCAGATGGTCAGCGGAACGGGGCTTCCCCACTGGTCGTAGGTGCCGGTCTTCGCGATGCCGTCCTTTTCGACGGCGTCCAGGCTCAGGTACAGGGTACCGTAGCGGGTGACGTTTTGCTTGACAGTGGTGTTCCACGGCACGGATGCCGGGTTCTGGTCGTCGTATGTGACGGTGGTGCCCTGGACGGTGCGCGTCGCGGCATCCGCTGCGGGGAGGGAAATCGTGTTCGGCGCAACCACCTGCACGGTGGTCAAGCCCACGATGGCAACGGTCGCGGCGCTCATAACTCGCTTTGAGAGGGACATGCGCCCACGGGACGGCTGCTCAGTGTTCATGAAAGTGTCCATTTCTGTACGTCGATATTCGACGGATATTCTACGTGTGAAAAGACACTTTGTAAACCTAAATTTCCTGCTGAGGGCTTTTCTAAGCTGCGCTAATCCACTTTCCCAGCACTGATTTTTATTTGCATTCTGCCCGTCACGGGCGGGGCCGTTTGAACCGCGAATCTTGTGTCCGCGGCAGCCCTTCCGTGTGATTATTCACCGCAGCGGGGCGCTGCGTTACCCCCTGGCTTAGTTCACAGGGAAATGACCTCTAACCCGATACAAGCGGCCCGTTCTGCCAGCTTCGGCTGGCTAAATCAGTCATGCACCCCTGGGCAGCTTTAACGCAAAGGAACTAGAGGTTCCGGCCGAGCGCCCACATGTGCCAGCCAGCGGCTTGCCATGCGTCGACGGGCAGGACGTTACGGCCGTCGATAATGCGCTTCTCGGCGACCAAGCTGCCAGCGTGGGTGGGGTCGAGCTCCTTGAATTCGCCCCATTCCGTGGCCAGGATGACCAGTTCGGCGTCCGTCAGGGCGTCGTCAAGCGAGCTGGCGTAATCCAGCGTTGGAAAGACGCGACGGGCGTTGTCCATGGCCTGCGGGTCGTAGACGCGCACCGCGGCACCGGCAAGGTTGAGCTGGCCAGCGACGGCAAGCGCGGGTGAATCGCGCACGTCGTCGGAGTTCGGCTTGAACGCCGCGCCGAGAACCGTGATGCGCTTGCCGATCAACGATCCGAGGATCTCACGCGACAGGTCAATGGCGCGCTCGCGGCGACGCATGTTGATCGCGTCGACCTCACGCAGGAAGGTCAGCGCCTGGTCAGCCCCAACCTCACCAGCACGGGCCATGAAGGCGCGGATGTCCTTGGGCAGGCAGCCGCCGCCGAAGCCAAGACCGGCGCCTAGGAACTTGCGGCCAATGCGGTCGTCGTAACCAATCGCGTCGGCAAGCTGAGTGACATCCGCGCCGACGTTTTCACACACCTCACTGACGGCGTTGATGAAAGAAATCTTCGTCGCCAGAAACGCGTTCGCGCTGACTTTGACCAGCTCCGCGGTCTGCAGGTCAGTGACGAGGAACGGGGTGTTGCTCGCCAGCGGCGTCGCGTAGACCTCGCGCGCGATGTCTTCGGCGCTGCTCTGGTTCTGCGAGCCGCGAGCATCCCGCACGCCCAACACGATGCGGTCCGGGGAGATCGTGTCCTGCACCGCGTAACCCTCGCGGAGGAACTCGGGGTTCCACGCGATCTCAACGCTCGCGCCCCTACCAGCTTCTTCGGCCAGCTGGTCCGCGCGCTCTTGCAGCGCCGCCGCCGTACCCACCGGAACCGTGGACTTGCCCAAGATGACGTGCTCGCCCTCAAGGTGCGGAACAAGACTATCGACGGCCGCCTCAACGTACGTAGTATCCGCCGCGTAACTTCCCCGCTGCTGCGGCGTACCGACGCCAATGAAATGCACATTGGCAAATTCAGCAGCTTCTTTGTAATCGGTGGTGAAGCTCAAGCGGCCGTTGGCGATATTGCGCTCTAGGACCTCGGGCAGGCCCGGCTCGTAGAACGGGACCTTGCCGCTTTTCAGGGCATCGATTTTTGCCTGGTCAACGTCAATCCCCAGGACCTCGTGGCCGAGTTCCGCCATGCACGCCGCGTGCGTTGCCCCAAGGTAGCCAGTGCCAATAACAGTCATTTTCATGCCCGCCATTATGCCGGTTATTAGCACTAAAGGCGCGGAAAACGGATACTTTAGTGCCACCGGGGGCATCCGGTGCGCGCCGCCGCACCGGCGCTACCAAGGGAGTCCGCCACCAAGGGAGTTTAGGAGCAGCCGCAACCCTTGTGCTGTTCTTCACCGTGCTGTTCCCCACCGTGCTGTTCCCCACCGTGCTGTTCCCCTGCGTGGTGGCCGCACTTGCACTCACCCGGCGCGCAGTCACAGGTCTTGTGGTGGCCGCAGGTGCACTGACCTGCAGATTCGCCACAGGTGCATGCCTCGCCGTTAGCCAGCAGGTTTTTCTTGGCTGCGTTTTCGATCGCGGAGTTCTCCGGGTTGGTCATTGTCCTCAACTCTTTCCTAGTTTCAAGGCCGATTGTTTCAGCGGTTCGGTGGGGTTAACCGGTCACGTTAACGAAAAACGTTCCCGTTATTGAAAACCTTCTGAAAACCAGACTATGCAGCCAGGCACGAAGCCGCAAGCAGAGGCCCTTGCACGCGCGAGCCACGACCGTCCTGACGATGCTGACACCACCCCGACACATAAGCCTGTCTGCACGTTTCTGACCTGCACTTTTGCAGAATGATGGGGCACGGCCTCGAGTTTGGTGTCACCATCGTCAGGATTACGCGCGGAAGCTTGGCAGTTGCCGCGCGGGGGCGGGGGCGCGGCCCCCGGCGGGGCAGGAAAACCCCGGGCAG
This genomic window contains:
- a CDS encoding Na/Pi symporter, producing MSTATGPGRGKKRGTSAVDDQYVELEDRDDLGINKTQRGTLEDDFKNSDRSRKFDHSDKDSDKEDKNKEDADGFADGDDGEKKDPLGFLPFEGTAKKVAEWVSVALAVWLLLNAVGMIGSGFKTAAGDQAEQLFSFAENPFVGLAIGIITTAIIQSSSTTTSIVVGMIAGGLPLGIAVPMLFGANIGTSVTSTLVAVGLSGNKKQFRNAFSMATVHDFFNLLALLIFFPLELFFGVLSKSASAIAPSLSGSGDNLFARIFEAVGDFIDLITEPLVSLTENIVSPLGDVWGGIILALVGVGLILLSISFIGNMLSSLLVGKAQEMLHAALGRGTFTGALSGALITAFVQSSSTTTALTVPLAGSGKFEVRQLFPFVVGANIGTTVTGLIAAFSATGVEATAAMTGALVHTMFNVFAAVTILGLPFLRKLPPAGSDWLARRADENKLFVFLWVGGVFFVIPLLAVFISNMLT
- a CDS encoding phosphate ABC transporter substrate-binding protein PstS family protein gives rise to the protein MKRTLVKVAAPVAALALLAGCANQTESGSSDAGNAESDGAKQIVATGSATVEPISRYIAERYNHDVSIEGIGSTDGFEKFCAGEADINDSSVPIPGAGEPVDFQKKCADGNVEYIELPIALDAITIVKNSRNDWANDLTLDDLKKIWSTDSSVTKWSDINPEWPDEEITLYGREAGSGTRGVFLTTVLGDAELRDDVKETDDIQELSKWVAEDEYGLSFMGIGNYLATEGEVRDHIDNVTVDGIAPSLENTRDGSYPLARPLFIYVNKSATDRAEVDSYVRDYLDKVETILPRVYFYPLPQEEYPASAKRYADRVTGPDTRWNN